In the genome of Carnobacterium pleistocenium FTR1, one region contains:
- the phoU gene encoding phosphate signaling complex protein PhoU, giving the protein MRRVFEEELNNLHVRFFEMGKMVNEAIYKSVKAFVNHDKELAQEVIDADVEINRHEINLEKQCFEMIALQQPVTTDLRKIVTVMKACADLERMGDHAVSIAKSTIRVKGTKRIYEVEAEIAEMSEKVKIMVQGVLDAYVNFDAEKAKKVALSDRSVDKDAKRIHHDCIEHMKVDSEIVLGGSDYMLVAGYLERIGDYVTNISEWIVYLDSGKVVELNAHNKSTPIK; this is encoded by the coding sequence ATGAGACGCGTATTTGAAGAAGAACTAAATAATCTACACGTTCGTTTTTTTGAAATGGGTAAAATGGTTAATGAAGCCATTTATAAATCAGTCAAAGCATTTGTAAACCATGACAAAGAACTTGCTCAAGAAGTAATCGATGCAGATGTAGAAATCAATAGACATGAAATCAATCTGGAAAAACAATGTTTTGAAATGATTGCTTTGCAACAACCGGTCACAACAGACTTAAGAAAAATTGTAACGGTCATGAAGGCATGTGCCGATCTTGAACGGATGGGAGATCATGCGGTAAGTATTGCAAAATCAACTATTCGAGTAAAGGGCACTAAACGTATATATGAAGTCGAAGCAGAAATTGCTGAAATGTCTGAAAAAGTTAAAATAATGGTTCAAGGCGTTTTAGATGCTTATGTAAATTTTGATGCAGAAAAAGCTAAAAAAGTAGCTTTAAGTGATCGGTCAGTAGATAAAGATGCAAAAAGAATTCATCATGATTGCATTGAACACATGAAAGTTGATTCAGAAATCGTATTAGGAGGATCAGATTATATGTTGGTTGCTGGATACCTAGAACGAATTGGGGACTATGTAACTAATATTTCTGAATGGATCGTTTATTTGGATTCTGGCAAAGTAGTTGAATTAAATGCTCATAACAAAAGTACTCCTATAAAATAA
- the pstB gene encoding phosphate ABC transporter ATP-binding protein PstB: MSNDNFIIETKDVHLYYGDNEALKGVSLDFKPKEITALIGPSGCGKSTFLRTLNRMNDLIPNVTITGNVMFENRDIYSPKMDTVELRKKVGMVFQQPNPFPFSIYENVAYGLKIAGMKDKAKMDAIVEESLKKAAVWEDVKDKLHKSALSLSGGQQQRVCIARVLAIEPSVILLDEPTSALDPGSSAKIENMLLELKKEYTLIIVTHNMQQASRISDNTAFFLNGHLIEYGKTRQIFTSPKEKETEDYISGRFG, translated from the coding sequence GTGAGCAACGACAATTTTATTATTGAAACTAAAGACGTTCATTTATATTATGGCGATAATGAAGCTTTAAAAGGTGTATCGTTAGATTTTAAGCCGAAAGAAATCACAGCATTGATCGGCCCTAGTGGTTGTGGAAAATCAACATTTTTGAGAACTTTGAACCGTATGAATGATTTAATCCCAAATGTCACCATTACTGGTAATGTGATGTTTGAAAATAGAGACATCTATAGCCCTAAAATGGATACTGTAGAATTAAGAAAAAAAGTTGGCATGGTGTTTCAACAACCTAATCCGTTCCCTTTTTCGATATATGAAAATGTTGCTTATGGTTTGAAAATTGCAGGAATGAAAGACAAAGCGAAAATGGATGCCATTGTTGAAGAAAGTCTAAAAAAAGCAGCTGTTTGGGAAGATGTTAAAGATAAATTGCATAAAAGTGCTCTCTCCCTTTCAGGAGGACAGCAACAACGGGTTTGCATCGCACGAGTATTAGCAATTGAGCCATCTGTTATTCTGTTGGATGAGCCAACAAGTGCTTTGGACCCAGGTTCAAGTGCAAAAATTGAAAATATGTTATTAGAGCTGAAAAAAGAGTACACATTGATAATCGTTACGCATAATATGCAACAAGCTTCAAGAATTTCAGACAATACAGCCTTCTTCTTAAATGGACATTTGATCGAATATGGAAAAACAAGACAAATCTTTACAAGTCCAAAAGAAAAGGAAACAGAGGACTATATTTCTGGACGTTTTGGATAA
- the pstB gene encoding phosphate ABC transporter ATP-binding protein PstB yields MPNQAKLETNILKMSPGTTIDLSTEDLHVWYGENEAIKGVSLEFEENKITSLIGPSGCGKSTYLRSLNRMNDEIEAAKVTGKIMYKGIDVNARNVDVYEVRKNIGMVFQRPNPFSKSIYNNIAFALRRHGIKDKNVLDEAVETSLKQAALWDQVKDQLNKSALALSGGQQQRLCIARAIALKPDILLLDEPASALDPISTSQVEETLLQLKEDYSIVIVTHNMQQASRISDYTAFFYVGNVIEYDETRKVFTRPKIQATEDYVSGHFG; encoded by the coding sequence ATGCCCAATCAAGCTAAATTAGAAACAAATATTTTAAAAATGTCTCCCGGTACGACGATTGATCTATCTACCGAAGACCTACATGTTTGGTATGGCGAGAATGAAGCCATTAAAGGAGTTTCATTAGAATTTGAAGAAAACAAGATTACTTCTCTCATTGGACCGAGTGGTTGTGGAAAATCAACTTACTTACGTTCTTTAAACCGCATGAATGATGAGATTGAAGCTGCTAAAGTTACGGGAAAAATCATGTATAAAGGTATTGATGTAAATGCTAGAAACGTTGATGTCTATGAAGTACGCAAAAATATCGGAATGGTGTTTCAAAGGCCTAACCCGTTCAGTAAATCAATTTATAATAATATTGCATTTGCTTTAAGACGACATGGGATCAAAGATAAAAATGTATTAGATGAAGCAGTGGAAACTAGCTTAAAACAAGCTGCTTTGTGGGATCAAGTAAAAGACCAACTAAATAAAAGTGCGTTAGCATTATCTGGTGGGCAACAACAACGTCTATGTATCGCAAGAGCCATTGCTCTTAAACCAGATATTTTGTTATTAGATGAACCGGCAAGTGCATTGGACCCTATTTCCACTAGTCAAGTAGAAGAAACACTCTTACAATTGAAAGAAGATTATTCTATTGTTATTGTTACTCACAATATGCAGCAAGCTTCCCGAATCAGTGACTATACTGCTTTCTTTTATGTTGGGAATGTTATTGAGTATGATGAAACGAGAAAAGTTTTTACTCGTCCAAAGATTCAAGCAACAGAAGATTATGTATCCGGTCATTTTGGTTAG
- the pstA gene encoding phosphate ABC transporter permease PstA — translation MNAKKWDKFAVGVLYALSIVIVLILFSLLAFILVRGVPQISWEFLTRPTRSFQAGGGIGIQLFNSFYLLFLTMLISTPLALGAAIYLSEYARQNWLTDVIRTAIEVLSSLPSVVVGLFGFLIFVIQFGYGFSILSGALALTIFNLPLLTRTIEDSLQAIPSIQREAGLALGLSRWETVTRIIFPAALPGILTGMILAAGRVFGEAAALIYTAGQSAPALDFTNWNPQSITSPLNITRPAETLAVHIWKINSEGVMPDGAQVSAGASAVLVIAVLLFNLVARYLGRQLQKKATSA, via the coding sequence ATGAATGCAAAAAAGTGGGATAAATTCGCAGTCGGCGTCTTGTACGCTTTATCAATCGTAATTGTTCTTATTTTATTCAGCCTTTTAGCTTTTATTCTAGTGCGAGGCGTACCGCAAATTTCATGGGAATTTTTAACTCGACCAACAAGATCGTTTCAAGCTGGTGGTGGGATTGGCATTCAATTATTTAATTCATTCTACTTATTGTTCTTAACAATGCTGATCAGTACGCCTTTAGCTTTAGGTGCGGCTATCTATTTATCAGAATATGCACGACAAAATTGGTTAACAGATGTCATCAGAACGGCGATAGAAGTATTGAGTTCTTTGCCTTCTGTAGTTGTTGGACTTTTTGGATTTTTGATTTTTGTTATTCAATTTGGTTATGGATTTTCAATCCTCTCTGGAGCTCTCGCACTAACGATCTTCAATCTGCCTTTATTAACAAGAACTATTGAAGATTCTTTGCAAGCTATACCGAGTATTCAAAGGGAAGCTGGACTGGCTTTAGGGTTGTCTCGTTGGGAAACAGTTACTCGTATTATTTTTCCCGCAGCTTTACCTGGGATTTTAACCGGTATGATTTTAGCAGCCGGACGTGTTTTTGGAGAAGCAGCAGCTTTGATTTATACGGCTGGACAAAGTGCACCTGCGCTAGATTTTACCAACTGGAATCCACAATCGATCACTAGTCCGTTAAATATTACGAGACCAGCTGAAACATTGGCGGTCCATATATGGAAAATCAACAGTGAAGGTGTAATGCCAGACGGAGCACAAGTGTCTGCAGGAGCTTCAGCTGTATTGGTCATTGCAGTATTGCTGTTTAATTTAGTTGCTCGTTACTTAGGAAGACAACTTCAAAAGAAAGCTACTTCTGCTTAA
- the pstC gene encoding phosphate ABC transporter permease subunit PstC, with product MEEIQARLLGNSKKGRLEKLGKTISFICIAIIVLVVASILYFVTSKGLSTFFIDGISFWDFLTGSVWNPGNVGENGQPLVGALPMITGSFLVTLLSAALATPFAIGAAIFMTEISPTTGKRILQPVVELLVGIPSVVYGFIGLTVIVPFFRSIFGGTGFGIISATLVLFVMILPTVTSMAVDALNAVPRYYREASLAMGATRWQTIYKVVLRSATPGLLTAVVFGMARAFGEALAVQMVIGNAALMPTDLITPASTLTSILTMGMGNTVMGTLENNVLWSLALILMVMALFFNILTRWIGKKGAIKK from the coding sequence TTGGAAGAGATTCAAGCAAGATTACTTGGAAACTCAAAAAAAGGCAGACTGGAAAAATTAGGGAAAACGATTAGTTTTATTTGTATCGCGATTATCGTACTTGTAGTTGCTTCAATTTTGTATTTTGTTACCAGCAAAGGACTCTCTACGTTCTTTATAGATGGCATTTCTTTTTGGGATTTCTTAACCGGTTCAGTATGGAATCCTGGTAATGTTGGCGAAAATGGTCAACCACTTGTTGGAGCACTTCCGATGATTACAGGATCATTTTTAGTTACCTTGCTTTCAGCAGCATTAGCCACACCTTTTGCAATCGGTGCAGCAATTTTCATGACGGAAATTTCACCAACAACTGGTAAAAGAATTCTACAGCCGGTTGTTGAATTGTTAGTAGGAATCCCATCTGTTGTTTATGGATTCATTGGATTAACAGTAATCGTTCCTTTTTTCCGCTCTATTTTTGGGGGTACTGGATTTGGGATCATATCCGCTACTTTAGTACTATTCGTTATGATTTTACCAACAGTAACAAGCATGGCGGTAGATGCGCTAAATGCGGTGCCCAGATATTACCGTGAAGCCTCTCTTGCTATGGGTGCAACAAGATGGCAAACTATTTATAAAGTTGTATTAAGAAGCGCAACACCAGGCTTGTTGACAGCAGTTGTTTTTGGGATGGCACGTGCCTTTGGAGAAGCTTTAGCTGTTCAAATGGTTATCGGGAATGCAGCGTTAATGCCAACCGATTTAATCACACCTGCGTCAACCTTAACCAGTATTTTGACTATGGGTATGGGGAATACAGTTATGGGTACATTAGAAAACAATGTTCTTTGGTCTTTAGCTTTGATTTTAATGGTCATGGCACTATTCTTTAATATCTTAACGCGTTGGATCGGTAAGAAAGGGGCTATAAAAAAATGA
- a CDS encoding phosphate ABC transporter substrate-binding protein PstS family protein, giving the protein MKLKNSRLMLIIAFGFVLTACGPVVEQESITVVGSTALQPLVEAAGEQFGSENAGKFINVQGGGSGTGLSQIAADAVDIGNSDIFAEEKEGIDASKLVDHRVAVVGITPIVTPGTGVTDISLEELNKIFRGEITNWSELGGKDLTITVLNRASGSGTRATFEQWVLEEGQKSIITQEQESSGTVRQIVASTPGTISYVGFSYVNEDVVALSINGVEPTVENVKTNDWVIWSYEHMYTNGEPTGLTKDFLEYILSDEVQSTLIEAVGYIPTSQMEVERDVEGNRVPVE; this is encoded by the coding sequence ATGAAACTAAAAAATAGTCGGCTTATGTTAATTATCGCATTTGGGTTTGTTCTGACAGCGTGTGGACCGGTGGTAGAACAAGAGTCCATCACAGTAGTTGGATCAACTGCTTTACAACCTCTTGTGGAAGCGGCCGGTGAACAATTCGGTTCTGAAAATGCTGGTAAATTTATTAATGTACAAGGTGGAGGTAGTGGAACTGGATTAAGCCAAATTGCTGCAGATGCAGTAGATATTGGGAATTCAGATATTTTTGCGGAAGAAAAAGAGGGTATAGATGCTTCTAAATTAGTAGACCATCGCGTAGCTGTGGTAGGTATTACTCCTATCGTTACACCAGGTACTGGAGTAACGGATATCAGCTTAGAAGAATTAAACAAAATTTTTAGAGGAGAAATCACTAATTGGTCAGAACTTGGTGGTAAAGATTTGACAATAACAGTATTAAATCGTGCTTCTGGGAGTGGAACCCGTGCAACATTTGAACAATGGGTACTAGAAGAAGGCCAAAAAAGTATCATTACGCAAGAACAAGAATCAAGTGGTACAGTACGACAAATTGTTGCCAGTACTCCAGGTACGATCAGCTACGTTGGTTTTTCATATGTAAATGAGGATGTTGTTGCTTTATCAATAAATGGAGTAGAACCAACAGTTGAAAATGTAAAAACAAATGATTGGGTAATCTGGTCTTATGAACACATGTATACGAATGGTGAACCTACTGGTTTGACAAAAGATTTTCTTGAATACATTTTATCTGACGAGGTTCAATCAACCTTAATTGAAGCAGTCGGCTACATTCCAACCAGTCAAATGGAAGTAGAGCGAGATGTTGAGGGGAATAGAGTTCCTGTAGAATAG
- the phoU gene encoding phosphate signaling complex protein PhoU has translation MGENELRKTFEKELANLHVHFSEMGMMANEAIYKSVKAFTNHDKELAQQVIENDILINAREIELEKKCFELIALQQPVTSDLRRIVTVMKASADLERMGDHAVSVAKSTIRVKGNKRVPKIEAEIAVLSEKVKVMVEGVLKAYIKEDANKAKSLATAINDIDHKVYEINKQCIDEMKEDPELVLGATDYMLVASYLKRIGDYGTNICEWIVYLKTGKVVELNTSKKQIINNKI, from the coding sequence ATGGGGGAGAATGAATTGAGAAAAACATTTGAAAAAGAGCTCGCGAATCTACATGTTCATTTTTCTGAAATGGGTATGATGGCTAATGAAGCCATCTATAAATCGGTTAAGGCGTTTACGAATCATGATAAAGAACTAGCTCAACAGGTTATTGAAAATGATATATTGATCAATGCACGAGAAATAGAGTTAGAAAAAAAATGTTTTGAACTGATTGCATTGCAACAGCCTGTTACAAGTGATCTAAGGAGAATTGTAACAGTCATGAAAGCTAGTGCTGATTTAGAAAGAATGGGAGATCATGCGGTAAGTGTAGCTAAATCGACTATTCGAGTTAAAGGAAATAAAAGAGTTCCTAAAATTGAAGCAGAAATAGCCGTGCTTTCAGAAAAAGTAAAAGTGATGGTTGAAGGTGTGCTAAAAGCCTATATTAAAGAAGACGCCAATAAAGCAAAAAGTCTAGCAACAGCTATTAATGATATTGATCATAAGGTTTATGAAATTAATAAACAATGTATTGATGAAATGAAAGAGGATCCTGAATTGGTTTTAGGAGCTACAGATTATATGCTTGTAGCAAGTTATTTAAAACGAATCGGTGATTATGGTACAAATATTTGTGAATGGATCGTCTATTTAAAAACTGGTAAAGTTGTAGAGTTAAATACAAGTAAAAAGCAAATAATAAATAATAAAATATGA
- the pstB gene encoding phosphate ABC transporter ATP-binding protein PstB: protein MSKLSIKNVNLFYDDFQALHNVNLEIPKNKITAFIGPSGCGKSTLIKSLNRMNDLIEGCKIEGEILLDEKNIYKKDFNVNELRKKVGMVFQQPNPFPMSIYDNIAYGPRTHGVKDKKTLDKLVEKSLRGAAIWEEVKDDLKKNALSLSGGQQQRICIARALAVEPEILLMDEPTSALDPISTAKIEELVTVLKEDYTIVMVTHNMQQASRVSDRTAFFLNGVIVETGETRKIFTNPKQKQTEDYISGRFG from the coding sequence ATGAGTAAATTAAGCATAAAAAATGTAAATCTATTCTATGATGATTTTCAAGCTTTACACAATGTTAATTTAGAAATCCCTAAAAATAAAATCACTGCTTTTATCGGACCATCAGGTTGTGGTAAATCGACTTTGATCAAGAGTTTGAATCGAATGAATGATTTGATTGAAGGTTGCAAGATTGAGGGAGAAATTCTCTTAGATGAAAAAAATATTTATAAAAAAGATTTTAATGTAAATGAGCTACGTAAAAAAGTTGGCATGGTTTTTCAACAACCGAACCCATTTCCAATGAGTATTTATGACAATATTGCTTATGGACCCAGAACGCATGGTGTCAAAGATAAAAAGACGCTGGATAAATTAGTAGAAAAAAGTCTTCGAGGAGCAGCCATTTGGGAGGAAGTAAAAGATGATTTGAAAAAAAATGCCTTATCTCTATCTGGTGGACAACAACAAAGAATCTGCATCGCACGCGCATTAGCAGTTGAACCTGAGATATTATTAATGGATGAGCCTACAAGTGCCTTAGATCCTATCTCGACAGCTAAAATCGAAGAATTAGTTACTGTTTTAAAAGAAGATTATACGATTGTAATGGTAACTCATAATATGCAACAAGCCTCTCGTGTTTCTGATAGAACTGCCTTTTTCTTGAATGGGGTAATTGTTGAGACCGGAGAGACAAGAAAAATATTTACAAATCCTAAACAAAAACAAACAGAAGATTATATTTCAGGTCGTTTTGGTTGA
- the pstA gene encoding phosphate ABC transporter permease PstA: MASKLMRGLIYLAAAVTFGSLFYVVGFILIKGIPYLNMEMFAWNYTTDNVSLMPSLITTFIVVGMTLLIATPIGVFTGFYLVEYAKKGNKFVEIIRIATDTLAAVPSIVYGLFGMLFFVTFLGFQYSVLAGVLTSVIMVLPLIIRSTEEALLAVNDSLREASFALGAGKLRTISKVILPVSMPGILSGVILASGRVVGETAALLYTLGSSTNLPDSLFSSGRTLALHMYVLSSEGTHVNESYATGVVLIVFVLVINGLSTFLSNRLTKGTR; encoded by the coding sequence ATGGCCAGCAAATTAATGAGAGGTTTAATTTATTTAGCAGCAGCTGTAACGTTTGGATCATTGTTTTATGTTGTCGGATTTATATTAATTAAAGGGATACCCTACCTTAATATGGAAATGTTCGCATGGAACTATACAACCGATAATGTATCATTGATGCCCTCACTAATTACAACGTTTATCGTAGTAGGGATGACATTATTGATTGCGACTCCTATTGGTGTATTTACTGGTTTTTATTTAGTTGAATATGCAAAAAAAGGCAATAAATTCGTTGAAATTATTCGAATTGCAACGGACACTTTAGCAGCAGTACCATCAATTGTCTATGGATTGTTTGGGATGTTATTTTTTGTTACTTTTTTAGGATTTCAATATTCTGTTTTAGCAGGAGTATTGACCTCCGTAATCATGGTTTTACCTTTGATCATTCGCTCAACGGAAGAAGCTTTATTAGCTGTAAATGATTCATTAAGAGAAGCTAGTTTTGCTTTAGGTGCAGGTAAATTAAGAACGATTTCTAAAGTCATTTTACCCGTTTCAATGCCAGGTATTTTATCGGGTGTAATCCTTGCTAGCGGAAGAGTTGTCGGCGAGACAGCAGCACTATTGTACACGTTAGGAAGTTCAACCAACTTGCCAGATAGTTTGTTTTCTTCAGGAAGAACGCTAGCTTTGCACATGTATGTTTTATCAAGTGAAGGAACTCATGTAAATGAATCATATGCAACAGGGGTTGTATTAATTGTATTTGTTTTAGTTATTAACGGATTGTCAACATTTTTGAGTAACAGACTGACAAAGGGGACAAGATAA
- the pstC gene encoding phosphate ABC transporter permease subunit PstC, producing MKTKKLDRFMQGVFFLSALTSVLAIILICIFIFAGGVPFILDYGVSEFIFGRNWSPSNTPASFGILPMILGSLAVTSGAIIVGVPIGILTSIFMAEFCPAWLHKFLKPAVNLMAAIPSIVYGFFALQAIVPIMRQIFGGTGMNMLTAIILLGIMILPTIIGLSESSIRAVPRSYYTGSMALGATHERSVMRVIVPAAKSGIISSVILGIGRAIGETMAVVLIAGNQPIIPESLTLGVRTLTTNIVLEMAYASGAHREALVATAVVLFVFILIINGTFLIIKRKGAK from the coding sequence ATGAAGACGAAAAAATTAGATAGATTCATGCAAGGTGTCTTTTTTCTATCTGCTCTGACATCAGTCTTGGCTATCATTTTAATCTGTATTTTTATTTTTGCAGGTGGCGTTCCTTTTATACTTGACTACGGGGTGTCTGAATTTATATTTGGTCGAAATTGGTCACCTTCTAACACACCCGCATCATTTGGTATATTGCCAATGATTTTGGGGTCTTTAGCCGTAACTTCTGGTGCAATTATTGTGGGTGTGCCTATAGGTATATTAACGTCTATTTTCATGGCAGAGTTTTGTCCAGCCTGGTTACACAAATTTTTGAAGCCAGCAGTCAATTTAATGGCTGCTATACCTTCTATCGTTTACGGATTCTTTGCTTTACAAGCTATTGTACCCATCATGCGTCAAATTTTTGGTGGTACAGGAATGAATATGTTGACAGCAATCATTTTACTTGGAATTATGATTCTTCCAACAATTATTGGGTTGTCAGAATCATCTATACGAGCTGTCCCAAGAAGTTATTATACAGGAAGTATGGCTTTAGGAGCGACTCATGAACGGTCAGTTATGAGGGTCATTGTACCAGCTGCTAAATCAGGGATCATCTCTTCTGTTATTTTAGGTATTGGACGTGCGATTGGAGAAACTATGGCAGTTGTTTTAATTGCTGGAAATCAACCTATTATACCTGAAAGTTTAACATTGGGTGTTCGTACTTTGACAACAAATATTGTATTAGAAATGGCGTATGCAAGTGGTGCTCATAGAGAAGCACTTGTTGCAACAGCAGTTGTTCTGTTTGTATTCATTTTGATCATTAACGGAACTTTCTTGATCATTAAGAGAAAGGGGGCTAAATAA
- a CDS encoding substrate-binding domain-containing protein, with translation MTITKLSKMTLTLGLGITLAACGTDSGSTDSSEGAAEFDTSQTINVMSREDGSGTRGAFTEITGVLVAEGDTETDNTYSAATIQNSTNGVMTTVAGDPSSVGYISLGSLDDTIKAVTIEGIAATPETVQDGSYAIARPFNVAYNGELSEVAQDFWSYIMSAEGQEIVVGEGYVEAVTDAPAFETTDGMSGNISVVGSTSVTPAMEVLVEGYTALNPDVTIDVTSNGSSAGMTAAMDGSADIGMASRELKDEELEVLTAEPLAIDGIAVIVNNENGIEDLTMEQVRQIFTGEVTTWDEVAE, from the coding sequence ATGACTATTACAAAACTATCAAAAATGACTTTAACACTTGGCTTGGGGATAACATTAGCAGCTTGTGGAACAGATTCAGGTTCAACAGATTCATCAGAGGGTGCGGCAGAATTTGATACTTCTCAAACAATCAATGTTATGTCAAGAGAAGATGGTTCCGGTACTCGTGGAGCATTTACAGAAATTACTGGTGTGCTAGTAGCTGAAGGCGATACTGAAACAGATAATACGTACTCTGCAGCGACGATTCAAAATAGTACAAACGGAGTTATGACAACAGTTGCTGGAGATCCTTCATCAGTAGGATACATTTCATTAGGCTCGCTAGATGATACTATTAAAGCAGTGACTATTGAAGGAATAGCAGCAACTCCTGAAACCGTTCAAGATGGATCATATGCCATTGCTCGTCCATTTAATGTTGCTTATAACGGAGAATTAAGCGAAGTAGCTCAAGATTTCTGGAGTTATATCATGAGCGCTGAAGGACAAGAAATCGTCGTTGGCGAAGGTTATGTTGAAGCAGTAACAGATGCTCCTGCATTTGAAACAACTGATGGAATGTCAGGAAATATTAGTGTTGTCGGTTCAACTTCTGTAACTCCAGCAATGGAAGTTTTAGTTGAAGGGTACACAGCTCTTAATCCAGATGTAACAATTGATGTTACTTCTAACGGTTCTTCTGCTGGTATGACTGCAGCAATGGACGGATCAGCTGATATCGGAATGGCTTCTCGTGAACTAAAAGACGAAGAATTAGAAGTTTTAACTGCTGAACCGCTTGCTATTGATGGTATTGCAGTAATTGTAAATAATGAAAATGGTATTGAAGACTTAACAATGGAACAAGTTAGACAAATCTTTACAGGTGAAGTAACAACTTGGGATGAAGTTGCTGAATAA